The window CTTTTTAATTTATCAGtctgttatattaaaaatgttttccgtCGTGTCTGCGGTATTCAGCCTTGACTCCTACTGCACACATCTCTCCGTACCACTCAATGACACTCGCAGTGCTAATTCGCCCTTCAACGCAGTCgtttataatggcaaggcagaaatgCTAATTACCTATTCAAGAATGTCGAATTTTAGATCGTAAAAGAAAATGAGCTAATAATGAATGtcgaaaaaagaaaatgaacaaaaaagagctgcatataataaaaatcaagagcaAAGGAATCGTCCAATAAACGAAAAcgagaaaaatatcccaaacaatatgcaaactgaaatgcaaaaaagcaacgttTATAGAATGCAAATTAGAGGATAAAGTTAGATTAACCATATTGTTTTTGACGAggcgttaatgtaatttaattttttatttatattttattacgttttattattcattgatatttaaatgacagctGTAGTGAaacactcaagtaactgattttcagTCTGTAACGTCTTCCTCTCGAGCCACGCATACTTTTCTGTATCCCATCTCTTTAAATAGAATCGCTTTCCCTAACGGAGGTGCGTCCCGAAGCTCTTTGAGCAGCTCAGCGTCCACCCCCGGGGTTGTCGAGCGAAGCCTCCTGgctaaaaacgaaaaaaaaacatacttaagTTAAAGTAAATGTTTTCACAATAGCATTGCACTTATGCTATTTTTCTTGTGCCGTTTGTCTGGAATGACCGCTCTATATGAGCCAATAGTGTATACCATTTTCTGTTCAGTCACTGACTGCTCTATGTGGCACTATGCAGGACAATCTGGCAGGCACGCATTGAGCAAAGGAGGCTGATGCTAATGTCCAGTAACTCCGGGCTGACTTTAAAGACCTCGCTTCTGTTTTTCATGAAGACTTTTCTGCAGAGGTGGGTGGGTGCGTGGCAGTTTTTAGAGCATGGTGCATAACATTCGGCACACTTCCCCTGAATAATGTTATAACCGGCGTTGTAACAGTTACGTGAAGGCTGAACAAGTTATAATGAATGAACGGCAACAATAAACCTCACCTCTGCAGTCGCCCCAACTGCAGCacagcacaaaacaaaacaagtcggACAGAATGGACTCCAGGCAGGAATCACGTGACTGCCCTACGGCAGCGCCGCATGCGCAGAAATACTGCTCGTTTGCTTGAAAATATGAATAAAGTTTATTGAAAGAAAGGGAACATGTGTGCCGTGTTCATATTTTACTCCGTCTCACGCTGTATTGGAATCATAACTTTTAAGGTAGGAACTGTTGCTCTGTCTCTCTAGTTTATGCCGAGAAGCAATAGGTTGTACGCATGAGTTTGTCGTTAAAGTTATTGATATTCACATTTTACAATAAGGTCCAAAGCAAGAGGGTGTATTTTCAGTTCTTTAGCTTTACTGAGCGGTCTTAGTTGCTACATTGTTTCAAAATTTGACATATCCGATTAAAAACACACCCGTTTCAATTACACGGCCGTTTATTTTATTTGACCAATTTGCTGGTAGTTTTATGAAGTGTTGATATAATGTGAAGTCGCCTTGCTAAGCATGTGCATGAAATGGGTGGAGCGAGACAATGAAAATTTCAATTGCCCGTGCCTGTTTCATTAGCTCGTTTTGCCTTCTAACAGTCTAGGACAGTTTATTTAGTAATTGTCAAGTAATTCCCGGCGGACCTCGTGGGTGCAAACTTCACCGTCATTATGTGCGCCGCCGCTATTTACCAGTTTCTGTGTTGTGTCAGTGCAGAATCTTCAAACTGGTTTTAATAATGCTTAGAGAATACGAGCATTTTAATTGTTCTACAGGGTGATTTAAGTTTTATCTTACAATTATTTAGTTCCTGAATATTGAAGCCGTTGCTTATTAATGAACACAGGTTGGCTTGACTCTAAAGTTTCTCTCCCTGAATATTCAGTGCCGTTTGCACGATTGTTTGGTCtgttaaatgtacttttttgGATAGAGTTAGCCCTTAACAACTCGcgctggtgtattttgtacaccaagCTCAGTTACTTTTCTCCAGCGTCTTTTACTTGAACCTACCGACAGCATCCGCCATCTATCCTCGGCTTGATGTCGCAGTGTGCCCCCAGCCCCAGCCGGTTTTAAATGAGTGAATGCACAGTCACAAGCtccatatggtgcatttggtacaccGCGCGAGTACTTCCGTATGTATGACAACGatgagatcttcttcttcttcttgcagtGACTTTGTCTTCAAAGAACGTTCAACAACTGAAGTGACGTGTGATTCATGTGCAACACCTGCAGCGGATGAAAGTGTGACCGGTGACCAATGAGCTctggagaagtggatcaggtttatcTTCAGGtagtcctagactgtgtcatactaatcagtaatgtattaaattacattaaaagcatgtacaatgtaaaaattattgcaatatgttatattacagcctCACAGCGTGCATATAAATAGCAATTTTATCCCTGGTACATAAAGTGTACTGCGTTAGTACTTAAGAGATGAGAAATGGCGCGAGTAGGTAAGGGTTAAGCAAGGAAACGTCAgacaaaaatgtgttaaaaaaaaacaaaacaaactttgtaACAATTTCAAATGTGACAAAATGTAAATCTTTCAATCAGAAAAAAAGTCATATAAGTAAAGAgatacagacatggacaaatttgttggtacccctcctcaaaaaagaagaacccacattTGTCTCTGACCAAAGTAATTGGCACCTATCATTGTTTATTGTGTACTTACAAAcagtcagactttttttttttttttagagttttgatttaacagaatattcaaataacacaaatgaaactgGCATGGACAAAAATTAAGGGGACCCataaatttaatgttttgttaCACAACCTTTAGAGTCAATTCCTGTAGCCTTTGGTGAGACTTCTGCACCATCGACAGGTGGTCCAGCCCACCCTTGCTGatcaaactgctccagctgtgtcagtcaggtttgaagggtgccttctccatgttctttccatagatgttcttAGCCATTCCCGGGTGATTTTTGCCAGTGTGTTTTGGGTTGTTATCCTTTTGGAGGATCCATTACCTccagctgagagaactttctgacACTGCACTGTACGTTTCACTCCTGAATGTCTTGATAGTTTTGAGATTTCATCCCTAAAACAtaactgagcctcctccatgtttcacagcagatctggtgttcttttctttaaaaactccttttttttaTCCTGTGGACAAAGAgttgatgtgacttgccaaaaagctccagttttgtctcctCTGTTTATAGGACATTCTCTCAGAAGCATTGCAGCTTGTCAATGTGCATTTTAGCAAGTTACATTctggctttttttgtttttctttcaacgaTGCATGCAAAGCAATGACTGGTACAAtcatggaccttgaccttggagtagAGCTCTTATCTCTTTGCAAGTttatccttggctttttgtctaaaattttcactatccttctgcccattctgaggTCTTGCAACCACATCCATGGAGGTTTACTACAGTCCTGTGGtttttaaacttcttaataatatttccaACTTTTGTCAcaagaacatcaagctgcttggagatggccTTCTAGTCTTTAACATGCCTGTCTATACTTTTCTTATTGATCTACTCTGATAACTGTCTTTTGCTTTCTCttgtccatgttcagtgtggaacACATGATGATGCCAAATGGCAGAGAGGCTACTTTGctccatttaaataggctgaatgactTATTGCTAGAATTcagttatttatgattttttctaGGGGAAACAACAAATGTGTTCTggacattttagaatatctttgtagaataagcaatactttatCTATtgacacttgctttgctttacgcTGTGACATATCAGAGGCACACAGCTATTCATGGgacaattgtttttcatttattcacttttcaggaggcatacagcactttttcagTGAGCTGTTACGATACAAGTACATTTGTTGTGCAAGTTGGTTAAGAATGGAAATGATACAAAACTAGACACAACAGTGGATTATGTAGAAATCATTACAAAGTGACTTGGGCAGAATGCAGCTTGGGCAGACCTGTGGTAAATTTAAATGTAAcggaaataaatgtaaagtattacacaaagaaagtgaaaatgttagatttgaatacttaatgttaggtttgaaaattaaaagtaaaccTTACGAGAAGGACCTGTGGAGTGAACCTTTCACTTTCCATATACAGATTGGTGTGCAGGAGCTGCTAAGAAGACTCGTAGGATGCTTGGTCATTTTAGCCTGATGCATGTGGCACAAGTCATGGAAGATTATACTTGAGCagtaacacactagtgaggcctcatctggagttctgtgtgcagttttggtctccaagctataGAAAAGGCATGCATATCGTATAGGGAACAGTgacttggctgattccaggactgagatGTATGACGAATGattgaatcatttcaaatggaGGTCCACAGACAACATAATACAGTTATGTACAGTGGAtgccagctgttattttaaaatagacTCTTCGCCAATAAGAGTGATGGCCGGACATTAGTTAGGGGGAAAATGTTAACCATGTATTGCAGTTTTTCCTCGCACTTTGGGACCTTCCAGACTCGACGTGATGTTAATTTAGATATGTAAGGTGAACAGGACAGATGAGCTTATTGGGAAGAAAGACCTGTTCTCATCTAAGTTGTTGTAATGAGAGACATTAATGCAAAGACCCTGTAATTGTGAAACTGCTTGAAAGGCTTTCACACGACTGAATTTGAGAACCAATCAATTGTACTACTGTGATCATTATCTGCTTCAATTACAAAACTAgatcatttctttgtttttttgtagatTACAAAAATATACCACTGCAATGTGTCGAAAAAggccttttttaaattaaaatggtctTTAATCCAAATTCTTTAGAAAAGTAGTGCACATCTGAAAACTGGACAAtaacatatatattgtatgtatagcTGTAAAGCACTTCTAGTATTGAGGCATAAACGGTTTTATCTGCTTTAACGACATGAAAAgaaatcttccatttttgtaCAGTGTCTTAACGTATTCACTCCTcaatttttcacataaatggTTGACCCAGCCTGAAATTTTGAACAGTTTGACTGggaatttttatttgtaaataaaacactCCTTTTCACAGTGCTGtacaaaatagaaagaaaaccaTTAAGAAATTAAAGTTCAAAACTCAAGTGTGAACAATCTTTAAGTATGCACCCTTCCGTTTGGTACTTGGTTGAAGCACCTCTCTCCGCTGTTACAGCAAGTTGTCTTTTCAGTTAAGTGATCAAGAAGGACTTGCCTGTTTCTCCTTGCAGAATTGCTCAAGCTGTTCCAGGTTAATTGGGGAGAAATGGTAGATACCTCTTGCCACAGATACTCGATGGGGTTAAGGTCCGCACTccctggccactcaaggacatcaaTTTCCCTTATTTTAGACTACTCCATTGCTGTGGTGGCAGTGTGTTTTAGCTCGTTGTCTTGTTAAAGACAAGTCTTTCTAAAGGTTTACGCTTTCCGGTAGTGGATCTGTCTGTACTGTGCAGCATTCATCCTCTCATCAGTCCTGATCTCGCTGCCATTCCTTGGTGCTGAAAGCATCCTCACAACATGATGCTGTCGCCACAAAACTGAACAACTGGAGATGCTTTTACCAGGCTGATTTGCAGCGGTAGATTTATGCCACACATACCTCTTTGTGTTCAAGGCAAAAAGTTCCAATTTAGCCTAACAAGACTACAAGACTTTCCATCATAACATCCATTTTTGCATTATCTTTGGAGTTGTTTTTCAGATTCCTTAGGGGCTCCCACCCAGGACAATTTCCTTGCCACTCCTCCATTAAAGACCCTTTTACGGAATGCCTTGAAGACTGTTGAACTGtgaaaatctgctccagtcaCAGTCACTTGCTTCTGCATCTCCATCAGAGTGACCGTATATATTACAGTATCCTCTCGGATGAATGCCAGTCTTAGTTAACGACTAAGAGTCGAGGGGCGCTCTGGCCTAGGCTCTTGTATCTGCTGCCATATGATGGACTGCACTGAACTGTGAGGTATGCCTTTCAGATCTTGTACACTTCCACAGAATCGTGCATCTCTGTAATTTATATCCTTGActtttcaatgttccttttttttcctcgtTCTGTTGGTTTGCGTTTTGGAAAGTCGTACAACACTACACTGTTGGACCTTGGCGCGAGAGGGTTGTGTTTGACCATTCGTTTGCTGCACTGGTGGAGACCATCGCCATATTGTGTTGTAACGTAATGCACTGCACGAGAGCAAAGTTAGCCTTATATTTACGAAGGGTAGGATTACTTCTTAAAGTTTcacaataattttttattattattatttgtcttatTTTGGCATAATGTACACTGTTTTGGTACATCAGTTAAAAATTCTTGTAAAAGTATTGTATATGCCATTCACACACTGAATTCCCATAATGAGTTCCTTAAGTTACCGTTCTTGGCTGTTTACCGGAagatgaattttttttaatctgaaaaatCTAAGTTCTAGTCTTGACGTGTAATTTGTTATATATTAATACAGACAGACTTGTTTTTATGATGATGGCAGCACATCATGTTTACTGCTACACTTGGGTAACTCTAATCCGGCTTATGTGATCTCTGTGAAGCAGCAACTGCTTACTTTTAAATTCTGTTGAACCTAGTACCACTACAGATTATTATAATGATAATTGTCTTTGCTTTTGTATTCCCAGTGTCATTTAAGAAATCCGTTTGAAAAACCCTAAACACAATGTCCACAAAGACGCCCAGCAGTGTGAAGAAAGCGTCGGGCAAAGCAAAGCCTGTGCAGATAAAGACGTCTTTTAACAACCCTTATGATATATGCTGGAGTCCCCTTGAAATGGAGAACATGCATTACATCTTGGAGATCctgaaaaaaaggtttaaagaatTAGGGCTGCAGAAGAAGGAACCCCCCACAAGACAAAGGAGACCAAGGATTCGTACTAAAGGTCAGAAAGGTGATAATAAGGACTCTGAAGAGGCTTCTCAGGATGTAATGAAAGAGGTGCCAGTGGAGAGTTCAGAAGTGGAACAGCATCAAGGATGGAGTAATTTGGAGGTGCGAAAGCAGCTGGCTATAGGAATAAATGAAGTAACTAGAGCTTTGGAGAAAGATGAGGTTGGCTTAGTACTGGTGTGCAAATCTGTGAAGCCTGTTCATATGACAAACCACTTAATTCAGCTAAGCTGCAGCCGGGCAGTGCCAGCTTGTCAGGTTCCCCGTCTTAGTGAGAATGTGTCGGCCTTTCTGAGTCTAAAGAGTGTTTTGGCACTTGGTTTTAAGAGGGATTCTGAAAGTTTTGTTGACGAAATCAATGCTATAATACCTAAAGTGCCTTCATTAAAGGTCCCCTGGCTTGACCAAACAACACCGCAGCAGGATGTCGTGCAGAAAGATCCTGAGACACCGGCAGAGGAAACGGTCCAGTGTGTGGCACCTGATAGAGATGTGAAGCTGCGTGGCAGTCAAAAACGGAAGAGGGACGAGGTAACGGACACAAAGGAGGATTCAGACATTAGCCAAGTAACTTTACACCCCCTTAAAATAAAGAGGGTGGTGGCAAACCCTGCAAA is drawn from Polypterus senegalus isolate Bchr_013 chromosome 15, ASM1683550v1, whole genome shotgun sequence and contains these coding sequences:
- the rpp38 gene encoding ribonuclease P protein subunit p38 → MSTKTPSSVKKASGKAKPVQIKTSFNNPYDICWSPLEMENMHYILEILKKRFKELGLQKKEPPTRQRRPRIRTKGQKGDNKDSEEASQDVMKEVPVESSEVEQHQGWSNLEVRKQLAIGINEVTRALEKDEVGLVLVCKSVKPVHMTNHLIQLSCSRAVPACQVPRLSENVSAFLSLKSVLALGFKRDSESFVDEINAIIPKVPSLKVPWLDQTTPQQDVVQKDPETPAEETVQCVAPDRDVKLRGSQKRKRDEVTDTKEDSDISQVTLHPLKIKRVVANPAKIRKQKGNKKKK